AGGCGTGCGGGTTGTCGCCGAGCGTAACGACACCGTTCAACAGCAGATCACCGACGACATCACCGTCAATTTCGAAGCCGAGGACTGTCCGATGACGGGTCATCTCGAAGTGAACGCGACCGAAGAGACGATCAGTGGAGGCGCTGGACATCTCGATGAGCCTGACCTTGCTATCACTGGCCCGGCAAGCGTGCTCGTCGGACTCATCACCGGGAACGTCGACCCAATTCAGGGATTCATGCAACAGCAGTACCAGATGGACGGTCCCGTCCAGAAGGGAACTCGACTGGCACCGATCATGAACACACTCTCAGACGAGGCACAGGCGGCTCAGTGAAATGCGCTTGACCGACGAGCAGGAGGCGTTCCGGGCCGATCTCCGTGGGTACCTTCAGGAGAACGTTGATCCGGTTGTCGACGAATTAGACAGGAATGGGCCGATGGATCGAGAGACGCTGATGGGGTTCGTCTCCGACCTTCGAGAGCTGGGGATCGGATTCGATCCGGAGACAGCTCCGGAGTTCTTCGGTGACGTATGGAAGTTCATGCTCACCGCAGAGGAAGTCAGCTACGTCTGGCCCAGCTTGAACGTTGGACTGATGATGTCGTTCCCGTCGGTGTTCGTTCGGTTCGCTTCCGAGGAAACCCGTGAGGCGATGCTCCCGAAGCTCGAAGCCGGTGAGTGTCTTGGATCGCTTGCGGTGAGCGAACCGAGTGGGGGAAGCGACACTGCTCGGCCTCGCACGACCGCCCGCAAGGATGGCGATGAGTTCGTGATCGACGG
The nucleotide sequence above comes from Halocatena marina. Encoded proteins:
- a CDS encoding SCP2 sterol-binding domain-containing protein produces the protein MTDDDLIQRIEESFEKDDAELESELPGLLDDIDGQSDDIVREHPELISRILARMSEMDIASFVSANPETADQFQELLWSGVRVVAERNDTVQQQITDDITVNFEAEDCPMTGHLEVNATEETISGGAGHLDEPDLAITGPASVLVGLITGNVDPIQGFMQQQYQMDGPVQKGTRLAPIMNTLSDEAQAAQ